The following DNA comes from Enterocloster bolteae.
CTTCTTTACCTTGTTTCCAATGCTCTATGGCTCGGATCAGGTATTTCGTGTTGGGAGTAGTATTATATCTGGTGTTGGTTTTTTATGCAGCGGTGTGATTTTTAAGGACAGCGGAACAGTGCGTGGAATGAATACTGCGGCAACGCTATGGTGTACAGCTGCAATTGGCATTCTTGCAAGTACAGGGATGTATGCAATGGCAATCACTGCCGCTGGTATTTTGATTGCCTCAAACTCGATTCTGCGTCCTCTTGCAAGAAAGATGAACCCAATCACAGCTGGTGATGAATTTGAAAAACAATATCGTATTTCGGTCATTTGTCAGGAAGCTGCAGAGCAGGAAATTCGTCTGTTGCTTATTAACAGCAATTCATGCAAAACTCTGTTCCTGAATAATCTGGAAAGCGGCGATGTTGTTGGTGATAAGGTTGAGATCATTGCGAAATACTGTTCTGTTGGAAAACCTAAAAACAATGTTTTAGAGGGAATCGTTGGGCAGGCATTGGCAATCCCGGAAGTTGTAAGTGCTGGCTGGGAGGTGTTGTGAGTGAAGACGAAAATCAAAGATTACAAACTGGCAATTTTCTTGGCACTTTACTCCGTGTTCACAATAATATGTGGCTGTTTAAGCGGGATGTTCTCTAAACTGAGAATTTTGATGTTTCAGATTTGGTATCAGGTAACTGCTGTTATTTGGTTTATCCTTGCTGTTACAGTGATTATACTGCTCATCAGGCTTCTGAGGCTGAATAAACTAAAAAATGAAGTTAAACATTGGAAGGAGTGAGAAAATATGGACTTTACATGCATCTTTTTCGGCATCCTCTTTACTATTGCAGGCTTT
Coding sequences within:
- a CDS encoding MgtC/SapB family protein is translated as MFYTDFILRISLSLVLGFLIGLERQLTGHPAGIRINVLICMGTSFFTLFPMLYGSDQVFRVGSSIISGVGFLCSGVIFKDSGTVRGMNTAATLWCTAAIGILASTGMYAMAITAAGILIASNSILRPLARKMNPITAGDEFEKQYRISVICQEAAEQEIRLLLINSNSCKTLFLNNLESGDVVGDKVEIIAKYCSVGKPKNNVLEGIVGQALAIPEVVSAGWEVL